The proteins below come from a single Saccharopolyspora sp. SCSIO 74807 genomic window:
- a CDS encoding acetoin dehydrogenase dihydrolipoyllysine-residue acetyltransferase subunit — MSEIQRVVMPKWGLSMSQGKITEWLVAEGDSVRDGMDLAEIETDKIAGTLESTQDGVLRAIVAEAGQDVPVSGTIAIVAPAEVGAEEIDAAVTEAREQLASGEVAEETGPRIDTVEVGGRKIAAAVLGDAPEPVVLVHGYGGDKNSWLFVQEPLSARATVHAIDLPGHGESVKDVGDAGLSTLADVVLGYLDARGIGSAHVVGHSLGGAVAAQLAATAGQRVSSLTLVAPAGFTAGIDAEFLRSFAAANSRRELKPQVAKLFADPEQVTRRLVDDLLKYKRLDGVTAALEALQATLLDGDSQAIDTAGLLASVQAPVTVLWGRDDAILPVPQQDSVRVVDAAGHMLHMENPGEVRDAVLAHLPG; from the coding sequence ATGAGCGAGATCCAGCGGGTGGTCATGCCCAAGTGGGGCCTGTCGATGAGCCAGGGCAAGATCACCGAGTGGCTGGTGGCCGAGGGCGATTCGGTCCGCGACGGCATGGACCTCGCCGAGATCGAAACCGACAAGATCGCAGGCACTTTGGAGTCCACTCAGGACGGTGTGCTGCGCGCGATCGTGGCCGAGGCCGGCCAGGACGTGCCGGTCAGCGGCACGATCGCGATCGTGGCCCCGGCCGAGGTCGGCGCCGAGGAGATCGACGCGGCGGTCACCGAGGCGCGTGAGCAGCTGGCGTCCGGGGAGGTCGCCGAGGAGACCGGGCCGCGCATCGACACCGTCGAGGTCGGCGGCCGCAAGATCGCCGCGGCCGTGCTCGGGGACGCACCCGAGCCGGTGGTGCTGGTGCACGGCTACGGCGGCGACAAGAACTCGTGGCTGTTCGTGCAGGAGCCGCTCTCGGCGCGGGCCACGGTGCACGCGATCGACCTGCCCGGGCACGGCGAGTCGGTCAAGGACGTCGGCGATGCCGGGCTGTCCACGCTGGCCGATGTGGTGCTGGGCTACCTGGACGCGCGCGGCATCGGCAGTGCGCACGTGGTCGGGCATTCGCTCGGCGGGGCGGTGGCCGCGCAGCTCGCGGCCACCGCGGGGCAGCGGGTCAGTTCGCTGACACTGGTCGCCCCGGCCGGGTTCACCGCCGGCATCGACGCGGAGTTCCTGCGCTCGTTCGCGGCGGCCAACTCGCGGCGCGAGCTCAAACCGCAGGTGGCGAAGCTGTTCGCGGACCCGGAGCAGGTCACCCGGCGGCTGGTCGACGACCTGCTGAAGTACAAGCGCCTCGACGGGGTCACCGCGGCGCTGGAGGCGCTGCAGGCCACGCTGCTCGACGGTGACAGCCAGGCCATCGACACCGCCGGGCTGCTGGCTTCGGTGCAGGCACCGGTCACGGTGCTGTGGGGCCGCGACGACGCGATCCTGCCGGTGCCGCAACAGGATTCGGTGCGGGTGGTCGACGCGGCCGGGCACATGCTGCACATGGAAAACCCGGGCGAAGTCCGCGACGCCGTGCTGGCGCACCTGCCGGGCTGA
- a CDS encoding GAF domain-containing protein: protein MRTDESTDALETAVPAGADPRGYARELARMHADAFSGSRPRRRPRRVIGNSWKRLLGAGMDPDRARQVRLLDEGELTLRRERFRLPELLETLRASLAAIAEQSATIMVLADGDGRVLWREGSPQVRKQADRLGFVPGSDWAERTVGTNAIGTALVVRHPVQVYSAEHFLRSHHPWTCAAAPVRDPRDGGVLGVVDLSGPIRTVHPSTLALATTAAKLAESELGRAHRAELERLRAVAVPALAGAGGKALVTDPHGWVAAAGGVAPVERVLLPNDPGQRTWLPAFGACACEPVPGGWLIRLEPDAAAGPAEAKLDLRAPHRPLLRLDGPSGSWDQPLTPRHAEILYLLARHPRGRSAAELAADLFGDAERTVTIRAEMSRLRRHFAGVLAHRPYRFTVEVQVLLPDDGVALPGSVAPGLR, encoded by the coding sequence GTGCGCACTGACGAGAGCACCGACGCCTTGGAAACCGCCGTCCCGGCAGGTGCCGACCCCCGGGGCTATGCCCGCGAACTAGCTCGGATGCACGCCGACGCGTTCTCCGGCAGCCGCCCGCGACGCCGCCCCCGCCGGGTGATCGGCAATTCCTGGAAGCGGCTGCTGGGCGCGGGCATGGACCCCGACCGTGCGCGGCAGGTGCGGCTGCTCGACGAAGGCGAGCTGACCCTGCGCCGCGAACGGTTCCGGCTGCCGGAGCTGCTGGAAACGCTGCGGGCGAGTCTGGCCGCGATCGCCGAGCAGTCGGCCACGATCATGGTGCTGGCCGACGGCGACGGGCGGGTGCTGTGGCGCGAGGGCAGCCCGCAGGTGCGCAAGCAGGCCGACCGGCTCGGCTTCGTGCCCGGCTCGGACTGGGCCGAGCGCACCGTGGGCACCAACGCGATCGGCACCGCGCTGGTGGTGCGCCACCCGGTGCAGGTGTATTCGGCCGAGCACTTCCTGCGCAGCCACCACCCGTGGACGTGTGCGGCCGCGCCGGTGCGCGATCCGCGCGACGGCGGTGTGCTGGGGGTGGTGGACCTGAGCGGCCCGATCCGCACGGTGCACCCGAGCACGCTGGCGCTGGCCACGACGGCGGCGAAGCTGGCCGAGTCCGAACTCGGCCGGGCCCACCGCGCCGAGCTGGAGCGGTTGCGCGCGGTGGCGGTGCCCGCGCTGGCCGGGGCGGGCGGTAAAGCTCTGGTCACCGACCCGCACGGGTGGGTCGCGGCCGCCGGCGGCGTCGCCCCGGTGGAGCGGGTGCTGCTGCCGAACGACCCGGGGCAGCGCACCTGGCTGCCCGCGTTCGGCGCGTGCGCGTGCGAACCGGTGCCCGGTGGCTGGCTGATCCGCCTGGAACCGGACGCCGCGGCCGGCCCCGCGGAGGCGAAGCTTGATCTGCGCGCACCGCACCGGCCGCTGCTGCGGCTCGACGGCCCGAGCGGCAGCTGGGACCAGCCGCTGACGCCGCGCCACGCCGAGATCCTCTACCTGCTGGCGCGGCATCCGCGGGGCCGGTCGGCGGCCGAGCTGGCCGCGGACCTGTTCGGCGACGCCGAGCGCACCGTGACGATCCGCGCGGAGATGTCCCGGCTGCGGCGGCACTTCGCGGGCGTGCTGGCGCACCGGCCGTACCGGTTCACCGTCGAGGTGCAGGTGCTGCTGCCCGATGACGGGGTGGCGCTGCCTGGGTCGGTGGCACCGGGATTGCGCTGA
- a CDS encoding alpha-ketoacid dehydrogenase subunit beta produces MARTINYREAISEALLQEMRRDERVVVMGEDNAGGAGAPGADDAWGGVMGVTKGLFDQFPGRVLDTPITESAFVGAAIGAATRGLRPVAELMFIDFLGVCFDQIYNQAAKFRYMFGGKAVTPVTIRTMYGAGLRAAAQHSQALYSIFTHIPGLKVAVPSSPYDAKGLMTAAIRDDDPVIFCEHKAMYEVSGEVPEDSYALPFGEANVVREGEDVTVVAIGRMVQVAEQAADQLAGDGISCDVLDPRTISPLDTDTILESVESTGRLVVVDEATPRCSVAADISATVAKEAFGALRAPIEMVTAPHTPVPFSDALEDLYVPDAQRVANAVKTTASYEGSRA; encoded by the coding sequence ATGGCACGCACGATCAACTACCGCGAAGCGATCAGCGAGGCGTTGCTGCAGGAGATGCGCCGCGACGAGCGGGTCGTGGTGATGGGCGAGGACAACGCAGGTGGCGCGGGCGCGCCGGGCGCCGACGACGCCTGGGGCGGAGTGATGGGGGTGACCAAGGGGCTGTTCGACCAGTTCCCCGGCCGGGTGCTGGACACCCCGATCACCGAGTCGGCGTTCGTCGGTGCCGCGATCGGCGCGGCCACCCGCGGGCTGCGGCCGGTGGCGGAGCTGATGTTCATCGACTTCCTGGGCGTGTGCTTCGACCAGATCTACAACCAGGCGGCGAAGTTCCGCTACATGTTCGGCGGCAAGGCGGTCACGCCGGTGACCATCCGCACCATGTACGGCGCCGGGCTGCGCGCGGCGGCGCAGCACTCCCAGGCGCTGTACTCGATCTTCACCCACATCCCGGGGTTGAAGGTGGCGGTGCCGTCCTCGCCGTACGACGCCAAGGGGTTGATGACCGCGGCGATCCGCGACGACGACCCGGTGATCTTCTGCGAGCACAAGGCGATGTACGAGGTCTCCGGTGAGGTGCCGGAGGACAGCTACGCGCTGCCGTTCGGCGAAGCGAACGTCGTGCGCGAGGGCGAGGACGTCACGGTGGTGGCGATCGGGCGGATGGTGCAGGTCGCCGAGCAGGCCGCCGACCAGCTCGCGGGCGACGGCATCTCCTGCGACGTGCTGGATCCGCGCACGATCAGCCCGCTGGACACCGACACGATCTTAGAGAGCGTGGAGTCCACCGGCCGGCTGGTGGTGGTCGACGAGGCCACGCCGCGCTGCAGCGTGGCCGCCGACATCTCCGCGACGGTGGCCAAGGAGGCGTTCGGGGCGTTGCGGGCGCCGATCGAGATGGTCACCGCCCCGCACACGCCGGTGCCGTTCAGCGACGCGCTGGAAGACCTCTACGTCCCGGACGCGCAGCGGGTCGCCAACGCCGTCAAAACCACCGCGAGCTACGAGGGGAGCCGTGCATGA